Genomic segment of Kibdelosporangium phytohabitans:
TCCTGTCCGCCGCCTCGTTCCTCGGCATCGCGGGCGCGATCGCCATCCACGGCTACGACGGGTTCCTGTACTCCATCGGGTTCATGGTGGCGTGGCTGGTCAACCTGCTGCTGATCGCCGAACTGGTCCGCAACACCGGCCGCTTCACCATGGGCGACGTGCTCTCGTACCGGATGCGCGCCCGCCCGGTCAGGGCCGCGGCTGCCACCTCGACGATGGTCATCTCGTTCTTCTACATGCTCGCGCAGATGGCGGGCGCCGGTGGCGTCGTCGCGCTGCTGCTCGGTGTGCACGACGGCAAGGGCCAGGCGGTGGTGATCACCGTCGTCGGCATGATCATGATGCTGTACGTGCTGGTCGGCGGCATGCGCGGGACCACGTGGGTGCAGATCATCAAAGCCGCGATCCTGGTGCTGTGCGTCGCGCTGATGACCGTGTTCCTGCTGGGCAAGTTCGGCTTCAACATCTCGGAATTGCTGCGGCAGGCGGCGGCGAACAACGTCAAGGGCGAGCGGATCCTCAACCCCGGCGGGATGTTCGGCGAGAACGGCACCAGCAAGCTCGACTTCGTCTCGCTGGCGCTGGCGCTGGTCCTCGGCGCGGCGGGCCTGCCGCACGTGCTGATGCGCTTCTACACGGTGCCGAACGCGGTGCAGGCACGGCGGTCGGTGATCTGGGCGGTCGGCACCATGACGGTGTTCTACCTGGCGACGTTGATCATCGGGTACGGCGCCTCGGCGCTGGTCGGGTCGCAGCGGATCCTGGCGGCGACCGGTGGTGAGAACTCGGCTGCGCCGCTGCTCGCGTACGAGATCGGCGGAACGCTGTTGCTCGGCATCGTGGCCGCGGTCGCGTTCGCCACGATCCTCGCCGTGGTCGCGGGTCTGACGCTCACCGCGTCGGCGTCGTTCGCCCATGACGTGTACGCCAACATCTTCAAGCGCGGCCGGGCCAAGCCGGGCAGCGAGGTCCGGGTGGCCAGGCTGACGGCCGTGGTGGTCGGCGCCATGGCGATCGTCGGCGGAATCCTCGCCAACGGTCAGAACGTGGCGTTCCTCGTCGGTCTCGCGTTCGCGTTCGCCGCGTCGGCCAACCTGTCCACTTTGCTCTACTCGCTGTTCTGGCGCCGCTTCAACACGAGCGGCACGCTGTGGGGGATGTACGGCGGCCTGGTGTCGTGCCTGGCGCTCGTCGCGGTCTCACCGGTCGTGTCGGGCAGCCCGACGTCGATCTTCCCGTGGCTGGACTTCGCGTTCTTCCCGTTGAGCAACCCGGGGATCGTGTCCATCCCGGTCTCGTTCGTCCTCGGGTTCCTCGGCACGGTGCTCAGCCGGGACAAGGGTGACGAGCGCAAGCAGGCCGAGATGGAGGTCCGGTCACTGACCGGGATCACCCCACCCTCGTGAGTGTTTCGGCCGGTTCTAACCGGCCGAAACACTCACGAGGTGTACAGCCGGCCGAGGAACTCGACGAGTAGCCGCTCCCGCAAGCCGGCGGGAGCGGCGGCCAGCAGCGTGTTGACCGCGGCCATCCCGGCGCTCATGTCCACCGAGGCCAGGAGTTCGCCGAACTGCTCGCCGGTCAGCGTGGCCGCGTCGATCCCGTCGAGAACCCGTGTGTCCACTTCGACCGGTGTGGCGTCGGCGACCGCCCCGGCGAGGTCGGTGAGGAACAGATCTTCGTTGCCGTGGTTGGCCGCGGTGACCGTCAGGTGCAGGTTCGCCGGTGAGTTCTGGAACGCGAATTGCGGCTGGACGTACCAGCCGCGTTCGCGCATCCGGTCGGCCAGCGAGAACAGGTCGGTGTCCGCCGAGGTCACCGAGAGCAAAGTGGACACCGGGTCGCCGAGGACGATCAGCCCGGCCCGGTGCAGGCCTTCGCCGATCCGCCGCACAGCGGCGAGAGTCTTCCTTGCCAGGTCGAGGTAGCCGTCGTCGCCGACGTGCCGGAGCACGGCCCAGGCCGCGGCGATCGGGCCGCCCGAGCGCGTGGACTGCATGGTGGAGTTGAGCATCGTGTAGCCCGGCCACGCCGCGCTGGCGAAGTACTGCGACCGCCGCAGACTCGCGTCCCTGTGCAGCAGTACCGAGGCCCCTTTCGGACAGTACGCGTACTTGTGCAGGTCGACCGAGATGCTCGTGACGCCGTCCACCCGGAAGTCGAACAGCGGGACCTCTACGCCGAGCCGGGCGAAGTAGGGCAGGACCCAGCCGCCGATACACGCGTCCACATGGCACCGAACGCCCTTTTCCGCCGCTGCGGCGGCGATTTCGGCAATCGGGTCGACCACACCGTGCGCGTAGGACGGCGCGCTCGCGACCACGAGTACCGTGGTGTCGTCGATCGCCGCCCGCATGGCCTCCGGGTCGGCCGTGAAGCCGTCGCCG
This window contains:
- a CDS encoding cation acetate symporter, encoding MSTDVGSPVLNIAVFALFVLVTLVIVANVNRRQATANDYFTAGGAFGGGKNGLALSGDFLSAASFLGIAGAIAIHGYDGFLYSIGFMVAWLVNLLLIAELVRNTGRFTMGDVLSYRMRARPVRAAAATSTMVISFFYMLAQMAGAGGVVALLLGVHDGKGQAVVITVVGMIMMLYVLVGGMRGTTWVQIIKAAILVLCVALMTVFLLGKFGFNISELLRQAAANNVKGERILNPGGMFGENGTSKLDFVSLALALVLGAAGLPHVLMRFYTVPNAVQARRSVIWAVGTMTVFYLATLIIGYGASALVGSQRILAATGGENSAAPLLAYEIGGTLLLGIVAAVAFATILAVVAGLTLTASASFAHDVYANIFKRGRAKPGSEVRVARLTAVVVGAMAIVGGILANGQNVAFLVGLAFAFAASANLSTLLYSLFWRRFNTSGTLWGMYGGLVSCLALVAVSPVVSGSPTSIFPWLDFAFFPLSNPGIVSIPVSFVLGFLGTVLSRDKGDERKQAEMEVRSLTGITPPS
- a CDS encoding pyridoxal phosphate-dependent decarboxylase family protein, which encodes MPAEQVLADLHQMRAGDLPTHGGRTMAYVYDSGLAGIDELGAAAHALASSANGLDPTAFPSLLRMENEIVATAANLLGGGAGQVTSGGTESCMLAVLAARQARPDVDRPSIVFPVTAHAAFHKAAHYFNVRPIAVPVGDGFTADPEAMRAAIDDTTVLVVASAPSYAHGVVDPIAEIAAAAAEKGVRCHVDACIGGWVLPYFARLGVEVPLFDFRVDGVTSISVDLHKYAYCPKGASVLLHRDASLRRSQYFASAAWPGYTMLNSTMQSTRSGGPIAAAWAVLRHVGDDGYLDLARKTLAAVRRIGEGLHRAGLIVLGDPVSTLLSVTSADTDLFSLADRMRERGWYVQPQFAFQNSPANLHLTVTAANHGNEDLFLTDLAGAVADATPVEVDTRVLDGIDAATLTGEQFGELLASVDMSAGMAAVNTLLAAAPAGLRERLLVEFLGRLYTS